A window of the Ostrea edulis chromosome 1, xbOstEdul1.1, whole genome shotgun sequence genome harbors these coding sequences:
- the LOC125661784 gene encoding leucine-rich repeat-containing protein 15-like — translation MDVPGLVYRLALFLLVCIQNIYTCPLSCNCVWSGDVKCQQATMKEIIYNLPPETSKLQVRQTTTTTFTQSDFNTSKIIVTLKIYDSYINGIEEGSFTSMKYLTTLNLTRNNLRMISKNAFLGLNLLTTLDLSHNNIQSIDEVFYTLDKLKTLYINSNSLTAIPSGAFSAQKQLQYLQLDHNEFQSLIGSPFQGLSSSLRRLYMRGCGLNSIGSLLTLRNLNSLDLGENSIFEMPPNSQLRSAFPYLRFLFLDRNKFNRLADGQFSDMNLDMLDLASNKLDQVTNSLFNRLSVQHLNLSNNAIINVADQAFRQTKSLITLNLAHNPIGTFSPEVFRNMYTLRELNLSACALNSLSENQFLDIFLTMLDISRNSLPFLPQGLLDRLTMVKLYFYENPWHCDCRIAALKQWLEMKWRCNSMMFPVECETPVCMSPQSLTQRSIKDLTEGEINTCKTAEQNDSPDVGLAVGIATGAVLVCLIIAIIIFVLCRRRKNSKSGGQFHLCRSPASDVTSHNEKFEKSSKPQVKPFSDGDQVSIQSDKSFVVRHYFQTMVSTDPNAMSNPPERMRRDTFRTTYSGSNPSLASSAYSYPIGRETAI, via the coding sequence ATGGATGTTCCTGGCCTTGTGTATCGGCTTGCACTTTTCCTGTTGGTGTGTATACAGAATATCTACACATGTCCACTGTCTTGTAATTGTGTGTGGTCGGGAGATGTCAAATGCCAGCAAGCCACAATGAAAGAAATTATCTACAACCTCCCTCCAGAGACCTCAAAACTCCAAGTCAGACAAACAACTACGACTACCTTTACCCAATCTGACTTCAACACATCTAAGATTATCGTTACCCTTAAAATATATGACAGTTACATTAATGGGATCGAAGAAGGCTCTTTCACTTCCATGAAATATCTCACAACTTTAAACCTTACCCGCAATAACTTGCgcatgatatcaaaaaatgctTTCCTGGGACTGAACCTTTTGACAACATTAGATTTGTCGCATAATAATATTCAGAGCATTGATGAAGTGTTTTACACTTTGGACAAACTAAAGACTCTGTACATCAACAGCAACTCGCTAACAGCGATACCCAGTGGGGCATTCAGTGCTCAGAAACAGCTGCAGTATCTTCAACTGGACCATAACGAGTTCCAGAGCCTGATAGGAAGCCCCTTTCAGGGCCTATCCTCCTCCTTACGGAGGTTATATATGAGGGGGTGTGGCCTGAACTCCATTGGTTCACTGCTTACTCTTCGTAACCTGAATAGCTTGGATTTAGGCGAGAACTCCATATTTGAGATGCCTCCTAATTCTCAGCTGCGTTCTGCCTTTCCATATTTGCGGTTTCTTTTCTTGGACAGAAATAAGTTTAATCGTCTTGCAGATGGACAGTTTTCAGACATGAATCTGGATATGTTAGATTTAGCATCAAACAAACTGGATCAAGTGACCAACTCCTTGTTCAACAGACTGTCTGTGCAACATTTGAATCTTTCCAATAATGCCATTATAAATGTGGCTGACCAAGCATTCCGACAAACAAAATCACTCATCACTTTAAACCTGGCCCATAATCCTATTGGCACATTCTCACCAGAAGTGTTTCGTAATATGTATACTCTGCGGGAGCTAAACCTATCTGCCTGTGCTCTCAATAGTTTAAGTGAGAACCAATTTTTAGATATATTCCTAACCATGTTGGATATTTCACGTAATTCTCTCCCATTTCTTCCTCAAGGTCTGCTTGATCGTCTGACAATGGTCAAGTTATACTTTTATGAGAACCCCTGGCACTGTGATTGCCGAATAGCTGCACTGAAGCAGTGGCTTGAGATGAAATGGAGATGTAACTCAATGATGTTCCCCGTGGAATGTGAGACCCCGGTGTGTATGTCACCCCAGTCACTCACCCAGCGATCAATCAAGGACCTTACAGAGGGGGAGATTAACACCTGCAAAACAGCTGAACAGAATGACTCTCCTGATGTAGGCCTTGCTGTGGGCATAGCCACCGGAGCCGTCCTTGTGTGTCTTATCATTGCCATTATCATCTTTGTCCTCTGTCGACGAAGAAAAAACAGTAAATCTGGAGGTCAGTTTCACCTTTGTCGATCACCTGCTTCAGATGTAACAAGTCATAATGAGAAATTTGAGAAATCATCTAAACCACAGGTTAAGCCTTTCAGTGATGGAGATCAAGTGTCAATCCAATCTGACAAAAGCTTTGTTGTGAGGCACTACTTTCAGACAATGGTGTCCACTGATCCTAATGCAATGTCCAATCCACCTGAGAGAATGCGTAGGGATACGTTTAGGACTACTTACAGTGGATCTAATCCCTCATTGGCAAGTTCTGCATATAGTTATCCAATCGGAAGGGAGACAGCTATATGA